The sequence CTTCTCCACCGTGCAGCCCGCCTCCTCCAGCATCTCCAGGCAGGACGTGGCCGCGTCCTCCGTCATCTTCAGCTCGTTGTCCGAGTGCCGGCACTCGATGTGCGCCGCCGGGATGCCCCAGCGGTCCTTCACCGTGGCGCTCAGCGTGACCCGGTTCTCCGAGCGGGGGATCATCTCTCCGAAGGGCACCATGTGCATCTGGTCGTCGAAGGTGAAGATCTGCACGCCGTAGCCTCGCGCGAACTGCGGGTGGCGCTCGCTGACGTTGCGGAACTGGGGGACGTACGCCCAGCCGTGCTCCTTCTGCTGCAGGTGCGCGGGCAGGTTCATCCGCGCCTCGATGCCGCGCAGGTACATGTGGTCCATCAGGTGCCGGCCCACGAGGCCCGAGCTGTTCGCCAGGCCGTCCGGGAACGCCCGGTTGCGCGAGTGCAACAGCAACCGCGTGGATTCAATGGTGCCCGCGGACACCACCACCACCTTCGCGCGGACTTCCTCCGACGTGCCGGAGTTCGCGTCGATGAAGGACACCCCCGTCACCTTGCCCGTGGCCGGGTCGTGCAGGATGTGGCTGGCGATGGCGTGCGAGCGCAGCGTCAGGCGCCCCGTCTTCAGCGCCGCGGGGATGGTCACCGGCGCGTTCGCGGTCCGGCGCGCGACGACGTGACGCTCGGGCCAGCGGGCCTTCACCTTCTCCCGCAGGCGGACCTCGCCGGGGGACAACGGCGCGGGGCCGGAGAAGACGGAGTCCGGCAGCGTGTCCACGCCGTCCGAGTTGCCGCGCAGGCCCATCCACCGCTCCACGACTTCGTAGGACGGCGCCAGGTCCGCGAGCGTCAGCGGCCAGTCCGGGCTCAGCCCGTCCAGGCTGCCTGCCC comes from Corallococcus macrosporus and encodes:
- a CDS encoding GMC oxidoreductase; this translates as MKTSKTVYDAVVVGSGACGGWAAKQLTEAGLQVLVLEAGRSEKADRALHLMHRVKQKLGYRIESDSGRTSRQSVQSTSFAWPFHPHAFVDDVDNPYTTPDDAPFAWIRARQVGGRTGVRSHGRQFYRLSDFNFRAGSLDGLSPDWPLTLADLAPSYEVVERWMGLRGNSDGVDTLPDSVFSGPAPLSPGEVRLREKVKARWPERHVVARRTANAPVTIPAALKTGRLTLRSHAIASHILHDPATGKVTGVSFIDANSGTSEEVRAKVVVVSAGTIESTRLLLHSRNRAFPDGLANSSGLVGRHLMDHMYLRGIEARMNLPAHLQQKEHGWAYVPQFRNVSERHPQFARGYGVQIFTFDDQMHMVPFGEMIPRSENRVTLSATVKDRWGIPAAHIECRHSDNELKMTEDAATSCLEMLEEAGCTVEKVNKTLSHPGMAIHEVGTARMGKDPKTSVLNAFNQSWDVPNLYVMDGSCFPSQGPQNPTLTMMALTVRACAHLVGELKAGRL